From the Streptomyces sp. KMM 9044 genome, one window contains:
- a CDS encoding ATP-binding protein has translation MTSPLLPGDRPTPRSLLPVPLLTLVLAAGTVAVAVTLGPEPARGAVGTTGTVAALLLCAAVTWATHAVLSARALRTRLGTAHADVDRLIQERTRQAEEYRRQHERLTGELTRERARLSAELDQERAHLAQSLAAERDRLNEHHDIATARLAQDHAAERARLTDDHIAERARLTGQHTAEITRLTDDHAASLARLADEHAGELRRREEEHAAHTAALFQEHSAERDRLREERDRLGEERERLSRDRERHIDENARLAVRLREANSARAAALSATANAAGRMQALSTGMLADLRAMEDKHHDEEILADLLHLDHRTAQAGRLADSVAVLTGARSGRRWARPISMESILRGAMGRISGYRRVRVHSATDVAVAGHAAEGVMHALAELLDNAANFSPPTAEVHVYVEEVPAGVIVSVEDSGLVMGEAQLRRAERAVAGETAGLGGLTGTRLGLAVVGRLSRRYGLRVSYRPSARGGTGVLVLVPQDLLVQQDAPKPSLPRTTVPAARTATAATTGSGTPSGTATHTRSAQPPTAAGPETPVAGQPRTPTATGPGPSTADGLPQRRRAQPAGTPAAHPADGTAPETDRSTPREGPGTQEVRDVRDTHAVPRTETDREAPGPSSTPSHSYAASRAAADLDPDPVPTHESPGTGKATGAGADTAEPPLVLPRRSRGRALAEAERARSQSRTASPRQAPPSAEETKARTARFSSFRQAVRATPAHGTATHATVPDAAPGTEAVEATGDAPSGATPHATPTTPATPEGDTTS, from the coding sequence ATGACCTCCCCCCTGCTCCCCGGCGACCGGCCCACGCCCCGTAGCCTGCTGCCCGTCCCCCTGCTTACCCTGGTGCTCGCCGCGGGCACGGTCGCCGTCGCGGTGACGCTGGGACCGGAACCCGCACGCGGCGCCGTCGGGACGACCGGGACGGTGGCGGCCCTGCTGCTGTGTGCGGCGGTCACCTGGGCCACCCACGCCGTCCTGTCCGCGCGAGCGCTCCGCACGCGGCTGGGAACGGCCCACGCGGACGTCGACCGGCTGATCCAGGAACGCACCCGGCAGGCCGAGGAGTACCGCCGCCAGCACGAGCGGCTGACCGGCGAACTGACCCGGGAACGGGCCCGCCTGTCGGCCGAACTGGACCAGGAGCGGGCCCACCTCGCACAGTCCCTGGCCGCGGAACGCGATCGACTGAACGAACACCACGACATCGCCACCGCCCGGTTGGCGCAGGATCACGCCGCCGAGCGGGCACGGCTCACCGACGACCACATCGCCGAACGGGCCCGGCTCACCGGGCAGCACACCGCCGAGATCACCCGGCTCACGGACGACCACGCGGCCTCGCTCGCGAGGCTCGCCGACGAGCACGCCGGGGAACTGCGCCGACGCGAGGAGGAACACGCCGCCCACACCGCCGCGTTGTTTCAGGAGCACTCCGCCGAGCGCGACCGGCTCCGCGAGGAACGTGACCGGCTGGGCGAGGAGCGGGAGCGGCTGTCCCGGGACCGGGAACGCCACATCGACGAGAACGCCCGGCTCGCCGTCCGGCTGCGCGAGGCCAACAGCGCCCGCGCGGCCGCACTGTCCGCGACCGCCAACGCGGCCGGCCGGATGCAGGCCCTGTCCACCGGCATGCTCGCGGACCTGCGCGCGATGGAGGACAAGCACCACGACGAGGAGATCCTCGCCGACCTCCTCCACCTCGACCACCGCACCGCGCAGGCGGGCCGGCTCGCCGACTCCGTCGCCGTCCTCACCGGCGCCCGCTCCGGGCGCCGCTGGGCCCGGCCGATCAGCATGGAGTCGATCCTGCGCGGCGCCATGGGCCGGATCAGCGGCTACCGGCGGGTCCGCGTCCACTCCGCCACCGACGTCGCCGTCGCCGGGCACGCCGCCGAGGGCGTGATGCACGCGCTCGCCGAACTCCTCGACAACGCGGCCAACTTCTCGCCGCCGACCGCCGAGGTCCACGTCTACGTGGAGGAGGTGCCGGCCGGGGTCATCGTCTCGGTCGAGGACAGCGGGCTCGTCATGGGCGAGGCCCAGCTGCGGCGCGCCGAACGCGCGGTCGCCGGCGAGACGGCCGGGCTCGGCGGCCTCACCGGCACACGGCTCGGTCTGGCCGTGGTGGGCCGGCTGTCCCGGCGGTACGGACTCCGGGTCTCGTACCGCCCCTCGGCCCGCGGCGGCACGGGCGTCCTGGTGCTCGTACCGCAGGACCTCCTCGTACAGCAGGACGCGCCCAAGCCCTCGCTCCCCCGCACGACGGTCCCGGCGGCCCGTACCGCCACGGCGGCCACCACCGGCAGCGGCACCCCGTCCGGCACCGCGACGCACACCCGGTCCGCCCAGCCGCCCACCGCCGCCGGGCCGGAGACCCCCGTGGCCGGGCAGCCGCGGACTCCGACGGCCACGGGCCCCGGGCCCTCCACCGCGGACGGCCTACCGCAGCGCCGTCGCGCCCAGCCGGCCGGCACACCGGCGGCCCACCCCGCCGACGGGACGGCCCCGGAGACGGACCGCAGCACCCCGCGCGAGGGGCCCGGCACCCAGGAGGTCCGGGACGTCCGGGACACGCACGCCGTGCCCCGGACCGAGACGGACCGGGAGGCGCCCGGTCCCTCCTCCACGCCCAGCCACTCGTACGCGGCGTCCCGCGCGGCGGCCGACCTCGACCCCGACCCGGTGCCCACCCACGAGTCCCCGGGCACCGGCAAGGCCACCGGCGCCGGCGCGGACACGGCCGAACCCCCGCTCGTCCTCCCCCGTCGCAGCCGCGGCCGGGCCCTCGCCGAGGCCGAGCGCGCCCGCTCCCAAAGCCGTACCGCCTCCCCGCGCCAGGCGCCGCCCAGCGCCGAGGAGACGAAGGCCCGCACGGCCCGCTTCAGCAGCTTCCGCCAGGCCGTACGCGCCACCCCCGCACACGGCACGGCCACGCATGCCACGGTCCCGGACGCAGCCCCGGGAACCGAAGCCGTCGAAGCCACCGGAGACGCCCCGTCCGGGGCCACCCCGCACGCCACCCCCACCACTCCCGCGACCCCGGAAGGCGACACCACCTCATGA
- a CDS encoding NUDIX hydrolase: MRRLLARLWRLLRPVQSRVMWFLNAKFVVGVTGVVRDDEGRVLLLRHRMWPPGRQWGLPSGFAHRDEDFRQTVVREVKEETNLDVEAGRLVMLNSGFRTRLEVAYEARLLGGELRIDPFEILEARWCRPDDLPEDIQPVCLPLVRGETTP; encoded by the coding sequence GTGCGACGACTTCTTGCCCGTCTCTGGCGGCTTCTGCGCCCCGTTCAGAGCCGCGTCATGTGGTTCCTGAACGCCAAGTTCGTGGTCGGGGTGACCGGCGTCGTGCGCGACGACGAGGGGCGGGTCCTGCTGCTCCGGCACCGGATGTGGCCACCGGGCCGCCAGTGGGGCCTGCCGAGCGGCTTCGCGCACAGGGACGAGGACTTCCGGCAGACCGTGGTGCGCGAGGTCAAGGAGGAGACCAACCTCGACGTGGAGGCGGGCCGCCTCGTGATGCTGAACAGCGGTTTCCGCACCCGCCTGGAAGTGGCCTACGAGGCCCGCCTGCTGGGCGGCGAGCTGCGCATCGACCCCTTCGAGATCCTGGAGGCGCGCTGGTGCCGCCCGGACGACCTGCCCGAGGACATCCAGCCGGTGTGCCTGCCGCTGGTACGGGGCGAGACCACGCCCTGA
- a CDS encoding EamA family transporter, whose translation MTTSSAASPSTPAAVPGAAPGCAPEAAGAPRGRGSLGPVGLVLAGGISVQFGGALAVTLMPRAGALGVVTLRLLVAAVVLLVVCRPRLRGHSRADWTTVIAFGIALAGMNGLFYQAAARIPLGAAVTLEVLGPLALSVLASRRAINLLWAGLALAGVVLLGGKGFDSLDPLGAAFALGAGVMWAAYIVFSARTGRRFPQADGLALAMAVAAVLFLPLGIAESGTKLLDPTILALGAAVAVLSSVLPYTLELLALRRLPASTFAILMSLEPAIAATAGFLVLSQALTLTEAAAIALVVAASMGAVRTQVGRGRAKVPGDDS comes from the coding sequence GTGACGACGTCGAGTGCTGCCAGCCCGTCCACCCCGGCCGCCGTCCCCGGGGCGGCTCCGGGGTGTGCGCCGGAAGCGGCGGGCGCCCCGCGCGGGCGCGGCTCCCTGGGGCCGGTCGGGCTGGTGCTCGCCGGGGGGATATCCGTGCAGTTCGGCGGGGCGCTCGCGGTGACGCTGATGCCGAGGGCCGGTGCGCTCGGCGTCGTGACGCTGCGGCTGCTGGTGGCCGCGGTCGTGCTGCTGGTGGTGTGCCGGCCCCGGCTGCGCGGGCACTCGCGTGCCGACTGGACCACGGTGATCGCCTTCGGCATCGCCCTGGCCGGGATGAACGGCCTCTTCTACCAGGCCGCCGCCCGCATCCCCCTCGGCGCGGCGGTCACCCTGGAGGTGCTCGGCCCGCTCGCCCTCTCCGTCCTGGCCTCCCGCCGCGCGATCAACCTCCTGTGGGCCGGACTCGCCCTCGCCGGCGTCGTCCTGCTCGGCGGCAAGGGCTTCGACAGTCTCGACCCCCTGGGCGCCGCGTTCGCCCTGGGCGCCGGTGTCATGTGGGCGGCCTACATCGTCTTCAGCGCGCGGACCGGACGCCGCTTCCCCCAGGCCGACGGGCTCGCCCTGGCCATGGCGGTGGCGGCGGTCCTGTTCCTGCCGCTGGGCATCGCCGAGTCCGGTACGAAGCTCCTCGATCCGACGATCCTCGCCCTGGGCGCGGCGGTCGCGGTGCTCTCCTCCGTCCTCCCGTACACCCTGGAACTGCTCGCCCTGCGCCGCCTGCCCGCCTCCACGTTCGCCATCCTGATGAGCCTGGAACCGGCCATCGCCGCGACCGCCGGCTTCCTCGTCCTCAGCCAGGCCCTCACCCTCACCGAGGCCGCCGCCATCGCCCTGGTCGTCGCGGCGAGCATGGGCGCGGTACGGACCCAGGTGGGACGGGGGCGGGCGAAGGTGCCGGGGGACGATTCCTGA
- a CDS encoding acyclic terpene utilization AtuA family protein: MTADLRIGNVSGFYGDRFDALREMLTGGELDVLTGDYLAELTMLILARDRLKDPSAGYARTFLRQLEECLGLAHERGVRIVANAGGINPAGLAGAVRELAGRLGIPVRVAHVEGDDLTGRYPGSLAAHAYLGGFGIAACLREGADVVVTGRVTDAALVTGPAAAHFGWAPTDYDRLAGAVVTGHVLECGTQATGGNYAFFEERPPGDLLRPGFPLAEVHEDGSSVITKHPGTGGFVDIGTVTAQLLYETGGARYAGPDVTARLDTVRIGREGPDRVRIEGVRGEAPPPTLKVGLNRLGGFRNEVVFVLTGLGIEAKADLVKRQMTGALATSPPAEVRWELVRTDRADAGTEETASALLRLVVRDPGQDAVGRALSGAAVELALASYPGFHVVAPPGKGAPYGVFEDVYVPHGAVGHAAVLHDGRRLSVAPARETAVLEEVPQPQLPEPLPAGVTRRVPLGLLAGARSGDKGGNAHVGVWVRSDDAWRWLAHELTVERLRELVPEAAGLLVTRHALPRLRALNFVVEGILGEGVAAQARFDPQAKALGEWLRSRHLDIPEALL; the protein is encoded by the coding sequence GTGACGGCGGACCTGCGCATCGGCAACGTCTCCGGCTTCTACGGGGACCGCTTCGACGCCCTGCGCGAGATGCTCACCGGCGGTGAGCTCGACGTCCTCACCGGGGACTATCTCGCCGAGCTGACCATGCTCATCCTCGCCCGCGACCGGCTCAAGGACCCCTCAGCCGGGTACGCCCGCACCTTCCTGCGGCAGCTGGAGGAGTGCCTCGGCCTCGCCCACGAACGGGGGGTGCGCATCGTCGCCAACGCCGGTGGGATCAACCCCGCAGGACTCGCCGGCGCGGTACGGGAGCTGGCCGGGCGGCTCGGGATCCCGGTGCGGGTCGCGCACGTCGAGGGCGACGACCTCACCGGCCGGTACCCGGGGAGCCTCGCCGCGCACGCCTACCTCGGAGGCTTCGGCATCGCCGCCTGTCTGCGCGAGGGCGCCGATGTCGTCGTCACGGGGCGGGTCACCGACGCGGCCCTCGTCACCGGGCCCGCCGCCGCCCACTTCGGGTGGGCGCCGACCGATTACGACCGGCTCGCGGGGGCCGTCGTCACCGGGCACGTGCTGGAGTGCGGGACCCAGGCCACCGGCGGCAACTACGCCTTCTTCGAGGAGCGGCCCCCCGGCGACCTCCTGCGGCCCGGCTTCCCGCTCGCCGAGGTGCACGAGGACGGCAGCAGCGTCATCACCAAGCATCCCGGCACCGGCGGCTTCGTCGACATCGGCACCGTCACCGCGCAGCTGCTCTACGAGACCGGCGGCGCCCGGTACGCCGGGCCCGACGTCACCGCGCGGCTGGACACCGTACGGATCGGCCGGGAGGGGCCCGACCGGGTGCGGATCGAGGGGGTGCGGGGGGAGGCGCCGCCGCCCACGCTCAAGGTCGGGCTCAACCGGCTCGGCGGATTCCGCAACGAGGTCGTGTTCGTCCTCACCGGGCTCGGCATCGAGGCCAAGGCGGACCTCGTGAAGAGACAGATGACCGGCGCGCTCGCCACGTCGCCGCCCGCCGAGGTGCGCTGGGAGCTCGTACGTACCGACCGGGCCGACGCCGGTACGGAGGAGACCGCGAGCGCGCTGCTGCGGCTCGTCGTGCGGGACCCGGGGCAGGACGCGGTCGGACGGGCGCTGAGCGGGGCCGCCGTCGAGCTGGCGCTGGCCAGCTACCCCGGATTCCATGTGGTGGCGCCACCGGGAAAGGGCGCGCCCTACGGGGTCTTCGAGGATGTGTACGTCCCCCATGGTGCCGTCGGCCATGCGGCCGTCCTCCATGACGGACGCCGCCTTTCCGTGGCTCCTGCGCGGGAGACGGCCGTACTCGAGGAGGTGCCCCAGCCACAGCTTCCCGAGCCGCTGCCCGCAGGGGTCACCAGGCGCGTCCCGCTCGGGCTCCTCGCCGGTGCCCGCAGCGGGGACAAGGGCGGCAACGCCCACGTCGGGGTGTGGGTCAGGAGCGACGACGCCTGGCGGTGGCTCGCGCACGAACTGACCGTCGAGCGGCTGCGCGAGCTGGTCCCCGAGGCCGCCGGCCTGCTCGTCACCCGGCATGCCCTGCCCCGCCTGCGCGCCCTGAACTTCGTCGTCGAGGGCATCCTCGGCGAGGGCGTCGCCGCGCAGGCCCGTTTCGACCCGCAGGCCAAGGCGCTCGGCGAATGGCTGCGCTCCCGCCACCTGGACATCCCGGAGGCCCTCCTGTGA
- a CDS encoding FAD-binding and (Fe-S)-binding domain-containing protein, with the protein MTDLRELRAGLRADVRGEVDFGTTARALTTMDASNYRRVPLGVVSPRDADDVAAALAVCRAHGVPVVPRGGGTSIAGQATGFGVVLDFTRHMNRLLSLDPKTRTAVVQPGLVLDRLQEAAAPHGLRFGPDPSTHSRCTLGGMIGNNSCGSHSVAWGTTADSVRELSVVTPRGERLRPGRGWAGAPEGLRELVGGEPARLRTGFPELPRRISGYALDALLPENGADVARSLCGSEGTLGVLTEAVVDLVRAPRARALAVLAYADETGAAEAAAGLLEHGPLTVEGMAADLVPSAADLPRGGAWLFVETGGDTEGEARARAERIVRAADVSDSLVVTGPARQRTLWRIREDASGTATRMPDGTEAWPGWEDCAVPPARLGAYLRDFRGLLAAHGLRGAPYGHFGDGCIHVRIDFDLLTTPGITRFRSFSGELADLVVAHGGSLSGEHGDGQARAELLPRMYGPDMVALFERVKGVWDPDDLLNPGMLVRPHPLDANLRFSVLPREPVDVAFGYPADGGDFSAAVRRCVGVAKCRTASASGPAVMCPSFRATGEEEHSTRGRARLLHEMLAGELVTDGWRSAEVRDALDLCLSCKGCRSDCPVGVDMATYKAEFLHHHYAGRRRPAAHYAMGRLPVWLGWVARTRSAGVVNVLASVGPLARVAKRLGGIAGEREIPRVAGETFTRWWRGRGTAVSPGGTAVSPGGDGTLVVLWPDTFSEHLSPSVGRAAVRVLEAAGLRVSLPPTLRPDGRPVGDGRSRSALRLLVARRGRVCCGLTYISTGQLDRARAVLRRTLDLMEPVLATDAPVVVLEPSCAAALRTDAPELLHDDPRAARLAARVRTFAETLEQYAPDWTPPDLSRPITGQTHCHQHAVLGEGPDRRLREAAGLTGGLSGGCCGLAGNFGFEEGHYEVSVACAEDQLLPSVREAPDGTVILADGYSCRTQLEQLAGVRGRHLAEVLAEALEEKP; encoded by the coding sequence ATGACGGATCTCCGGGAACTGCGGGCCGGGCTGCGCGCGGACGTGCGTGGCGAGGTGGATTTCGGCACCACCGCGAGGGCGCTCACTACCATGGACGCCTCCAACTACCGCCGGGTGCCGCTGGGTGTCGTGTCCCCGAGGGACGCCGACGACGTGGCGGCGGCCCTGGCGGTGTGCAGGGCGCACGGAGTCCCCGTGGTGCCGCGCGGCGGCGGCACGTCGATCGCGGGGCAGGCGACCGGTTTCGGCGTGGTGCTCGATTTCACACGGCACATGAACCGTCTGCTGAGCCTCGACCCGAAGACGCGCACGGCCGTCGTCCAGCCCGGCCTCGTCCTCGACCGGCTCCAGGAGGCCGCCGCCCCGCACGGTCTGCGCTTCGGCCCCGACCCCTCCACCCACAGCCGCTGCACCCTCGGCGGCATGATCGGCAACAACTCCTGCGGCTCGCACTCCGTCGCCTGGGGCACGACGGCGGACAGCGTCCGCGAGCTGTCGGTCGTCACCCCGCGGGGCGAGCGACTGCGCCCCGGCCGGGGATGGGCCGGGGCGCCGGAGGGACTGCGGGAACTGGTCGGCGGCGAACCGGCCCGCCTGCGCACCGGTTTCCCCGAGCTGCCCCGCCGTATCTCCGGATACGCCCTGGACGCCCTGCTGCCCGAGAACGGTGCCGACGTCGCCCGCTCCCTCTGCGGCTCGGAGGGCACGCTGGGCGTACTGACGGAAGCGGTCGTGGACCTCGTACGGGCGCCCCGCGCGCGTGCGCTCGCCGTGCTGGCGTACGCCGACGAGACCGGGGCCGCCGAGGCGGCGGCCGGACTGCTGGAGCACGGGCCGCTGACCGTGGAGGGCATGGCGGCCGACCTGGTGCCGTCCGCGGCGGACCTCCCGCGCGGGGGAGCCTGGCTGTTCGTGGAGACCGGCGGGGACACGGAAGGGGAGGCACGCGCGCGTGCGGAGAGGATCGTCCGCGCGGCGGACGTCTCGGACTCCCTCGTGGTCACCGGCCCGGCCCGGCAGCGCACGCTGTGGCGCATCCGGGAGGACGCGAGCGGCACGGCGACCCGGATGCCGGACGGGACCGAGGCCTGGCCCGGCTGGGAGGACTGCGCGGTGCCGCCCGCCCGGCTCGGTGCCTACCTGCGGGACTTCCGCGGCCTGCTGGCAGCCCACGGGCTGCGCGGCGCCCCGTACGGGCACTTCGGGGACGGCTGCATCCACGTCCGGATCGACTTCGACCTGCTGACCACGCCGGGCATCACCCGTTTCCGGAGCTTCTCCGGGGAACTCGCCGACCTGGTCGTCGCCCACGGCGGATCGCTCTCCGGCGAACACGGCGACGGGCAGGCGCGCGCCGAACTGCTGCCGCGCATGTACGGCCCGGACATGGTGGCCCTCTTCGAGCGGGTGAAGGGCGTCTGGGACCCGGACGACCTGCTCAACCCGGGGATGCTGGTGCGCCCCCATCCCCTGGACGCGAACCTCCGCTTCTCCGTCCTGCCGAGGGAGCCGGTCGACGTCGCCTTCGGGTATCCGGCCGACGGCGGTGACTTCTCGGCGGCCGTCCGCCGCTGCGTGGGCGTCGCCAAGTGCCGTACGGCCTCGGCGTCGGGGCCGGCGGTGATGTGCCCCTCCTTCCGGGCGACGGGCGAGGAGGAGCACTCCACGCGCGGCCGGGCCCGCCTGCTGCACGAGATGCTCGCCGGCGAGCTGGTGACCGACGGCTGGCGCTCCGCGGAGGTGCGGGACGCGCTGGACCTGTGCCTGTCCTGCAAGGGCTGCCGCTCGGACTGCCCGGTCGGGGTCGACATGGCCACCTACAAGGCTGAGTTCCTCCACCACCACTACGCCGGCCGTCGCCGCCCGGCCGCGCACTACGCGATGGGACGGCTGCCGGTGTGGCTGGGCTGGGTGGCGCGGACCAGGTCGGCGGGGGTGGTCAACGTCCTGGCCTCGGTGGGCCCGCTCGCCCGGGTGGCGAAGCGGCTGGGCGGGATCGCGGGGGAGCGGGAGATCCCGCGCGTGGCAGGGGAGACGTTCACGCGGTGGTGGCGGGGGCGGGGAACCGCCGTGTCCCCAGGAGGAACCGCCGTGTCTCCCGGCGGCGACGGAACCCTGGTGGTCCTGTGGCCGGACACCTTCAGCGAGCACCTCTCGCCCTCCGTGGGCCGGGCCGCCGTACGGGTCCTGGAGGCGGCGGGTCTGCGGGTGTCCCTGCCTCCGACGCTGCGACCGGACGGGCGCCCGGTGGGGGACGGCCGCTCACGGTCGGCGCTCCGGCTGCTGGTGGCCCGCAGGGGCCGGGTCTGCTGCGGGCTGACGTACATCTCCACGGGCCAGCTCGACCGGGCCCGCGCGGTGCTGCGCCGCACCCTCGACCTCATGGAGCCGGTCCTGGCCACGGACGCCCCGGTCGTCGTCCTGGAACCGAGCTGCGCGGCGGCCCTGCGCACGGACGCACCGGAACTGCTGCACGACGACCCCCGCGCGGCACGGCTCGCCGCGCGGGTCCGCACCTTCGCGGAGACCCTGGAGCAGTACGCCCCCGACTGGACCCCGCCGGACCTGAGCCGCCCCATCACCGGCCAGACCCACTGCCACCAGCACGCGGTCCTGGGCGAGGGCCCCGACCGCCGCCTGCGCGAGGCCGCCGGCCTCACCGGCGGACTGTCCGGCGGCTGCTGCGGCCTGGCGGGCAACTTCGGCTTCGAGGAGGGCCACTACGAGGTGTCCGTGGCCTGCGCGGAGGATCAGCTCCTGCCCTCGGTACGGGAGGCACCGGACGGGACGGTGATCCTGGCTGACGGCTACTCGTGCCGGACGCAGCTGGAGCAACTGGCGGGGGTGCGGGGCAGGCACCTGGCGGAGGTGCTGGCGGAGGCACTGGAGGAAAAACCGTGA
- a CDS encoding acyl-CoA carboxylase subunit beta: protein MTVLASALDTAGPDYRAHRETMLGKLAALGTEHAKALAGGGEKYVDRHRARGKLLARERVELLLDPDTPFLELSPLAAWGSEYTVGASLVTGIGVVEGVECLITANDPTVRGGASNPWSLKKALRANDIALANRLPVISLVESGGADLPSQKEIFIPGGAIFRDLTRLSAAGIPTVAVVFGNSTAGGAYIPGMSDHVIMVKERAKVFLGGPPLVRMATGEESDDESLGGAEMHARVSGLADHFAVDEPDALRQARRIVARLGHRKAYPDPGPAEPPKYDPEELLGVVPGDLRTPFDPREVIARIVDGSDFDAFKPLYGTSLTTGWATLHGYPVGILANAQGVLFSEESQKAAQFIQLANQRDIPLLFLHNTTGYMVGKEYEQGGIIKHGAMMINAVGNSKVPHLSVLMGASYGAGHYGMCGRAYDPRFLFAWPGAKSAVMGPQQLAGVLSIVARQSAAAKGRPYDDEADAALRAMVEQQIESESLPVFLSGRLYDDGVIDPRDTRTVLGLCLSAVHTAPYQGVRGGFGVFRM, encoded by the coding sequence GTGACCGTCCTCGCATCCGCCCTGGACACGGCGGGCCCCGACTACCGGGCCCACCGCGAGACCATGCTCGGCAAGCTCGCCGCACTCGGCACCGAACACGCCAAGGCCCTCGCGGGCGGCGGCGAGAAGTACGTCGACCGGCACCGCGCGCGCGGCAAGCTGCTCGCCCGCGAACGCGTCGAACTGCTCCTCGATCCCGACACCCCGTTCCTGGAACTGTCCCCGCTGGCGGCCTGGGGCAGCGAGTACACGGTCGGCGCGTCCCTGGTCACCGGGATCGGGGTCGTCGAGGGCGTGGAGTGTCTGATCACGGCCAACGACCCGACGGTGCGCGGCGGCGCCAGCAACCCGTGGAGCCTGAAGAAGGCCCTGCGCGCCAACGACATCGCGCTCGCCAACCGGCTGCCCGTGATCAGCCTGGTGGAGTCCGGCGGCGCCGACCTGCCGTCCCAGAAGGAGATCTTCATCCCGGGCGGAGCCATCTTCCGCGACCTCACCCGGCTGTCGGCGGCCGGCATCCCGACCGTCGCCGTCGTCTTCGGCAACTCCACCGCCGGAGGCGCGTACATCCCCGGCATGTCCGACCACGTGATCATGGTCAAGGAGCGGGCGAAGGTGTTTCTCGGCGGCCCGCCGCTGGTGAGGATGGCCACCGGGGAGGAGAGCGACGACGAGTCCCTGGGCGGCGCCGAGATGCACGCGCGCGTGTCGGGCCTCGCCGACCACTTCGCCGTCGACGAGCCGGACGCCCTGCGCCAGGCCCGGCGGATCGTGGCCCGCCTGGGCCACCGCAAGGCGTACCCCGATCCAGGGCCGGCCGAGCCGCCCAAGTACGACCCGGAAGAACTCCTGGGCGTCGTGCCCGGCGATCTGAGGACCCCCTTCGACCCGCGCGAGGTGATCGCGCGGATCGTCGACGGCTCCGACTTCGACGCGTTCAAACCGCTGTACGGCACCAGCCTGACCACCGGCTGGGCCACCCTGCACGGCTATCCGGTCGGCATCCTCGCGAACGCCCAGGGGGTGCTGTTCAGCGAGGAGTCGCAGAAGGCCGCCCAGTTCATCCAGCTCGCCAACCAGCGCGACATCCCGCTGCTCTTCCTGCACAACACCACCGGCTACATGGTCGGCAAGGAGTACGAACAGGGCGGCATCATCAAGCACGGTGCCATGATGATCAACGCGGTCGGCAACTCGAAGGTCCCCCACCTGTCCGTGCTCATGGGCGCCTCCTACGGCGCCGGGCACTACGGCATGTGCGGGCGGGCGTACGACCCGCGGTTCCTGTTCGCCTGGCCCGGTGCCAAGTCCGCCGTCATGGGCCCCCAGCAGCTCGCCGGGGTGCTGTCCATCGTCGCCCGCCAGTCCGCGGCGGCGAAGGGACGGCCGTACGACGACGAGGCGGACGCGGCACTGCGCGCCATGGTCGAGCAGCAGATCGAGTCCGAGTCGCTGCCCGTGTTCCTGTCGGGGCGGCTGTACGACGACGGCGTCATCGACCCCCGCGACACCCGCACCGTCCTCGGCCTGTGCCTGTCGGCCGTCCACACGGCGCCCTACCAGGGCGTGCGCGGTGGCTTCGGCGTCTTCCGGATGTGA
- a CDS encoding TIGR03084 family metal-binding protein, translating into MSDPSSVIDDLREESEEADRLVARLGPEGWGLATPAAGWSVTHQIAHLAWTDRSALLAVTDPEGFRGLVERALAAPHAFVDEGAEEYARLAPTELLARWREGRAALEKALRSAPPGARFPWYGPPMAAASMATARLMETWAHGLDIADATGVARPPTGRLRHVARLGVRTRDFAYGVHGLTPPAEPFRVELVAPESAGGELWGYGPEDAPQRVTGPALDFCLLVTRRAHRADLALTADGPDADRWLDIAQAFAGPPGGGRPPKEEGRGGQGHTP; encoded by the coding sequence GTGTCCGATCCGTCGTCCGTGATCGACGATCTGCGTGAGGAGAGCGAGGAGGCCGACCGGCTCGTGGCCCGGCTCGGGCCCGAGGGGTGGGGGCTGGCGACGCCCGCCGCCGGGTGGAGCGTCACTCATCAGATCGCCCACCTCGCCTGGACCGACCGGTCGGCGCTGCTCGCCGTCACGGACCCGGAGGGGTTCCGTGGGCTGGTGGAGCGGGCGCTCGCCGCCCCGCACGCCTTCGTCGACGAGGGGGCCGAGGAATATGCCCGGCTCGCGCCCACCGAACTGCTCGCGCGGTGGCGCGAGGGGCGTGCGGCGCTGGAGAAGGCGCTGCGCTCGGCGCCGCCCGGGGCCCGCTTCCCCTGGTACGGGCCCCCTATGGCGGCGGCCTCCATGGCGACGGCCCGGCTCATGGAGACCTGGGCCCACGGGCTCGACATCGCGGACGCGACCGGTGTGGCGCGGCCACCCACCGGGCGGCTGAGACACGTGGCCCGGCTCGGGGTGCGGACCCGGGACTTCGCCTACGGAGTCCATGGCCTCACCCCGCCCGCCGAGCCCTTCCGCGTCGAACTCGTCGCACCGGAGAGCGCGGGCGGCGAGCTGTGGGGTTACGGGCCCGAGGACGCCCCGCAGCGGGTCACCGGGCCGGCGCTCGACTTCTGTCTCCTGGTCACCCGGCGCGCCCACCGCGCCGATCTCGCCCTCACCGCCGACGGGCCCGACGCCGACCGCTGGCTCGACATCGCCCAGGCCTTCGCCGGGCCGCCCGGGGGCGGACGTCCGCCGAAGGAGGAGGGCAGGGGCGGCCAGGGGCACACCCCGTGA